One Oryctolagus cuniculus chromosome 7, mOryCun1.1, whole genome shotgun sequence genomic window, CTTTGAACCCCTTACGTTGCGGTTTTTGCCTGTGGACTTTATATCAAAAAGTAAAGCAttcatgagttttttaaaaaaaaaaaaaaaaacacttggtaTGTCagtgagagaagaaataaatgaagcgGCATGTTTAAATCAGCTATTTAACTACAGGTTTGAATGCATGGACCTTGGAAACAGTACCAGACTCAAAGCAAgtttggggcagggggtggggagaaagcgGGATATCATTACCTGTGCACCCGGCAGGTGCAGTCGAAAGTTAATCGGCGGCGTTACTCCTCTTACTCTCTCCTGCTGGCgtgttcctttaaaaatgtgtttacaaAGTTGGTTCCTTACAGTGGTATAGTGACGCGGGGGATGATTTATAATGcaacccagatttttttttttttagaaaacacaaCCGCGAGCCCACCGCCCTGCGCTTTCATGTTAATGCTGCCGCTCTGGCGGATCAGATTTGTGGCCAGATGGCGGTGAAGCGCGGAGACCCTTTGTGCGCCCCGAGCGCGCCTGTGAATGTAGCGCGGTCGTTGGCACCGGAAGGGCTCACACTGCGACTGAAAGGGGACAATGGAGGCTGGATATATCAACACTGCAGAAATCGAGTTCATTTGGGATTCAGCCCCTTTCACAGTGGTTGTCATGCAAACTTCCTACTTTGATCAGCAGAGGGTGGAGAGGGGAAAAAAGCGCGCAAAGGCCGCGGGGCTGCGGCGCGGTCCGGGCGCCCTTGGCGGCTCCACGCCCCCTTCCGGAAGGAGCCGCGGGGACGCAGGCTCCTGCACCTTGACCCGTCTAGACGGCCCAGAAGTTTTTGTCTCTGTTACCAAGGGCGAGGGGTGCTCTTTGACCCGCGCCCGGAGCGAAGGTGGTGGCCGCGGAGTCCCTGCTGGATTCCGGCTGAATTGCGGAGGGAGCGGGGACGCACGGGGACGTGCACCAGCTGTTCCCAAAGAGAGCTGCGCGGAGCCCGCCGGGGAGAGGTGCGGCGCCCTAAGCCCCTCGCCCGGGGCGGCGCGCAGCTGCGGCCCGAGCGGACGCACGGCCCCGAGGAGGAGCGAGCGGAGGAGCCAAAAACTTTTGACTTCTCCAACTTCTTCGCGAACCGCGGGAGAGTTTTGCAACAAGCTTCTCTCTGCCCGCACCCACCCCGCACTCCCTCCGTCTCCCTTGACAAGTAGGTAGACCCTAACCGCCACTTCGGGTGCTTCGCGCCTTGCTCTGCGTGTTCAGTGACATAGGACTGATGGTTCCCTATAGGCGGTTTCTGGTTTGAACGCGGATTTTTTCCCCTCTGTCCATCTTTAACGTGCGCTTCATGATGGAACCCCCTTCCATCATGGAAATGCTATAGTTACAGAAGTGTAGGGGCCAACCGGCACGTGTTGGCAGCAGTGGGGgctgcgcgcgcgcgcgtgtgcgtgtgtgtgtgcgtgcgtgtttCCATGTGTGTTCCTGGCCGGGCGTCTTGGAACTAACTAGCATGCGCCCAAGTTTCCTCCGCTTCCCTGCAGATCCCCCTAGTCCAGTCTGAGGCATTCTTAGTCGACCTCTTGGACAACGTGTGTGAGCGAATGAACGACTACCAGCTTAAAGAAGACCCAGTGACGAAGGAGAAAACTTTCACGAGATACGCTCCACGGAAGGGGGACAAAGTGTACAAAGAGTATAAAAAGTTCTACTTCTATTCCGATGCCTACAGACCTTTGAAATTCGCGGTAAGCTGCCCCCGCCGCGCAGGGCACCCCGCGCGCGAGTTTTTTTGGCGTTCTTTTGTGTTGTTTGCTGTTCTTTTTCTCGGTCCTTGAGTTTCAGGACTTGGATGCACGTGGGGATGGCGTCCGTGTTTGCCTGGCGCTTGGGAAGTGCTCGCCATGCATTGCGGCGTGGTGCCCCTTAGAGACACCTACCGGGTTGTGGCATCTCCTGGTGACCCATGGAGATACTGAAATGCTGTTTTGCAACGAGGGCTGGTCACAGCTCCTAGGGACTTCAGCACACAGCTTGCACACTGTTTTGCCTGGGTGGGGGCCGAGTGGTGTCTATCCTGTTGCCAGAGgtttctccctctgttttccATAGAAGGGGACCGGGCTCTGTGGTTTCTAGATAAAATCCAACCTAAAACGAAggtcattttcaaatatttatagcCAAATGATGGGGACAGAGTGACGTAATCATCTTCTTCtcaaccccctccccccccaaggcttcacagaagagagaattttttttcatccTAGGTTAATTCAAGTATTCTAGCACAAACTAAGTTAAACAAAGGCTTAGGTATGATAGTTGGCTGAAAGCCAAATTTCCTCCCGGTATAATGTTTATTTTACAGGAAAGTGGCCTCTGGCTTGCTGGAATCTGCCTGGCAAAATATATTGCAATATATTGCACTTGACTTAATGCTGTTGAATCAGACAAAATGATGGGCAGGcctgttttaaaaatgcattacatTCACGCGGTGGCCAAAATGTCAGGCATTGCTGGAGCCCTGAAGTGAGGGCTTTAGCTGACTTCCgaagatttcattttaattaaaaagtaagagCAATAACTCAGGGTCGAAAGGGCCATGAAATAGGAATGGCAATGAGTAACTGTGCTTGTATTTCACAGGttttaaataaacacattacggtggaatttcaagatttttcagcgccctttaaaatttttagagtCTTGCTTAATGAGCTTGGAAAATGGTTTACAAGTCTCTAGCGAAATGCCTTCAGCAACTCCAGAATCCCTGAAAGGGTAACCTGATAGTTCCTTAACGGAGGGACAGACTCCAGTTGGAATTTAAGATTTTCCAATACAAGGGCCCACTCCTCTTCTCTGAAACTCAggtttcctccttcccttttctgGAAAGCAGAGTGGAGTTTGGGCTGGACCTCTACACCGCGTGAAAAGAGACTCCCCCAAGTAACTGTCAGGCGTGTTTGCCACCGCGAGCGTGGAGGTGCATTTGTTTTGATGGCTGAGAAGGCTTCATTGTTTTCACACTTTCAAACCACAAAATGGATTATTATGTTAAATCAGAGGGAAAGCGGTTTAAGCGGTTCCAGGAAATGCCTTCTTTAAaatgttgggaaaaaaaaaaaaaaacaacatccaACTCAGACTTTTCACATTTCTGCCTGTGGCTCGCATCCCAGTATAAGGAAGAGAAACAAAAGCTTCGAGCTATtttccttcctcctgctccctgtcCTCATGTCTTTCAGGGCCACTGATCAGGTAGTGAAATCCTAGGAAAATGATGGCAATTAACATTCTGGGAAGAGGTTGAATCCAATGCAATGGTGCATTCAATGCAGAGGGCTAACACAAATGGACCACCTTGGCTCCATGACTTGGTATTTTTAGCTAACAGAATGTTGCCACGTCCCTCGTACAACAAGGTGCCCTGCGAGTGTGTATCTAGCCACATATGCTGTTATTATGTTTCTGCAGTGTGAGACTATAATAGAAGAGTATGAAGATGAAATATTCGCACTTATCGCCCAGGAGGCACGCTCTCTAGCTGACAGGCTGTGCAGCGAAAAATCAGGTACTGTGTCTGATGTGGCATGtactccctccctcgctccccctctctctcagtcAGCCTTGCAAGCCCCGTGTTTGCATCCCGAGCCGCGCCACGGCTCTGACGCAGGCTTCGCCGGCTGTAGCACGCGCGTCCCCGGAAACCACAGGCCTCCCCGTCTTCCCTCCCTGTTCCACCCTTGTTCGCTCAGCACGGCGTGAATCCACAGTACTTtctcagtatttcttttttaacttcagAGATTTGGATTTCCCATCCCGACCCAGGAAAGGAGAATCTGTAGGATTTAGAAAAGTGTTGGCTGTCACCCAGCAGCGGGCAGAGTTTCTGTTTCATAAGAAATGTTTTTGaagattgttgttgttgttgtgggggtggggcttcctgagtttttttttttttttccaagtctgTTTCTCAGTGTCTACTTCTTAAAAACTGGCTCCCAGGATGGGAAAGGATACTTGTTAGGTATTGTTCAACATGCACCCTGGCACTTGTAAGCTAGGCAAGGATGACAGAACTTTACTGGAGACTAAGTTAACGCCTCCCCCCCCACGGCCCTGGCTCTCCCTCCTGTTTGGCTGCACACCCACAGGTGCATCATTATGATACCTGAGTGACACTGTTATTAGGATGTGGGACCACTGGGTGGGCGATGTTTGGAACCCCCTTTGGGAAGAAGAGGAATAGAGAGCCATGAATTCAGGCAGAgctttaaagctttttaaaaaaaaagatattggcgTCATTTACAGCCACGTGGAAGCCTGAGACATTGAGCATTTAGCAGCTGTCTGGGAGACGGCCTCACGCAGCCAGCGGCGTGTACCACCTCTAAGTTGGTGCCACTTGGAGCTTCAAGTGAGAGTGACTGCACGTTTGTGGCTCAGCGGCCTCAAAAGTCGCCAGCCAGGATGGTGATAAATCCCCCACAAACAGAACCTGTGAGTTTTCTTACTCTAAGGACAAGATAGGGGTTTTGGTTTAAAGTCTGTGTTTCATGGCGCTTTGGAGTCTGGGGCTTTTTGCcctttgctcttggcttcagaaggTGGAGAGTTGTGAAATTCACACGGCCACGACTTCCCAAAGAAAGTGTTTTTgaagtttttcaaaaataattcagaGCTGCAGCTGTGTCTCAAAAGTGTTCAGCAAAAATGGGATAAACAATACCCGCcatatttgttgtctttttttcctcGTGAAGGGTTTGGATGTGTCATAGGCAGCTATGACAAAAGCAAATAATTTGCTACATGAACATTCCTTAGAAAGTTCCGGAAGGACTTGGTTCCACCGACTATTTATGGTAGTGATCGCCCTCAAATTCTAGAGAAAGGCTGTGCCCCTAAGCTCAGAAATTTGACTTAAATTCAGTACTGTTAGCTGCCTCTTCTCATTCCTTCTGCATATTTATAACTAGAAATAATTATGGCTGCCCGATTGGGAAGCGGAATGAGTTCGTTCAAGTTCTGTTTCTTCAAGAAACATgtatgtgggtgttccaagccaTTCATGAGTTAAAAACTGAGACTAAATTAATCCTAAAAAGAAGCTAGATACCTCCCCCTCAACACCTACTGTTAAGAAAAGTCAGCATCACAGTGCAAGGTAGAGTTCTTCC contains:
- the CNPY1 gene encoding protein canopy homolog 1 isoform X2 yields the protein MPESWIPLVQSEAFLVDLLDNVCERMNDYQLKEDPVTKEKTFTRYAPRKGDKVYKEYKKFYFYSDAYRPLKFACETIIEEYEDEIFALIAQEARSLADRLCSEKSGLCGTPANHTEL
- the CNPY1 gene encoding protein canopy homolog 1 isoform X1, which encodes MGPTPLPTVLLVLLAFPALTLWPVPAQGTQEPNVVCGACRALMDEVEYDVTKARQKKAKVGSFRINPDGTQERRKIPLVQSEAFLVDLLDNVCERMNDYQLKEDPVTKEKTFTRYAPRKGDKVYKEYKKFYFYSDAYRPLKFACETIIEEYEDEIFALIAQEARSLADRLCSEKSGLCGTPANHTEL
- the CNPY1 gene encoding protein canopy homolog 1 isoform X3, producing MNDYQLKEDPVTKEKTFTRYAPRKGDKVYKEYKKFYFYSDAYRPLKFACETIIEEYEDEIFALIAQEARSLADRLCSEKSGLCGTPANHTEL